The Actinomycetota bacterium genome has a segment encoding these proteins:
- a CDS encoding EthD family reductase has product MVKLICFVRRRPGMEAEEFHRYWREVHGPLVASTKSGGHALRYEQNHRVRAHWDQQGYDGVTEQWFRSVDDFFASLQEDDYHLIEEDIAKFIDVDSLEWMIAEEAEVIVG; this is encoded by the coding sequence ATGGTCAAGCTCATCTGCTTCGTGAGGCGCAGGCCGGGGATGGAGGCCGAGGAGTTCCACCGCTACTGGCGCGAGGTGCACGGCCCGCTCGTGGCGTCGACCAAGAGCGGCGGCCACGCGCTGCGGTACGAGCAGAACCACCGCGTGCGCGCGCACTGGGACCAGCAGGGATACGACGGCGTCACCGAGCAGTGGTTCCGCTCGGTCGACGACTTCTTCGCCTCGTTGCAGGAGGACGACTACCACCTGATCGAGGAGGACATCGCCAAGTTCATCGACGTCGACAGCCTCGAGTGGATGATCGCCGAAGAAGCGGAGGTGATAGTCGGTTGA
- a CDS encoding carboxymuconolactone decarboxylase family protein: MARIELPAGEGPDIVRALSLRPELAQAVAAYDQAVWNSGLDWRLHELVRMRIAQLNECTVCLSWRTPQAVEAGATEALLVGVHRASENDDYTAAEKVAIEYAERFCTDSARIDDDLMSRLREQLDSGAVVELTLVIAKYLAFGRFMQVLGLDQTCTLHFDDDGAVVSAS, from the coding sequence ATGGCGAGGATCGAGCTGCCGGCGGGTGAGGGGCCCGACATCGTGCGCGCGCTGTCACTGCGACCGGAGCTGGCGCAGGCGGTGGCCGCCTACGACCAGGCGGTGTGGAACAGCGGGCTCGACTGGCGGCTGCACGAGCTCGTCCGCATGCGCATCGCCCAGCTCAACGAGTGCACGGTGTGCCTGTCGTGGCGGACGCCGCAGGCGGTCGAGGCGGGCGCGACCGAGGCGCTCCTCGTCGGGGTGCATCGCGCGTCGGAGAACGACGACTACACCGCGGCCGAGAAGGTCGCCATCGAGTACGCGGAGCGGTTCTGCACCGACTCGGCGCGGATCGACGACGACCTGATGAGCCGGCTGCGGGAGCAGCTCGACTCGGGCGCGGTGGTCGAGCTCACCCTGGTGATCGCCAAGTACCTCGCCTTCGGGCGCTTCATGCAGGTCCTGGGCCTCGACCAGACGTGTACGTTGCACTTCGATGACGACGGCGCAGTGGTGAGCGCGTCGTAG
- a CDS encoding SDR family oxidoreductase, whose translation MPVDPSTPSLAGRNAVVTGAAQGIGAAIACAFAAYGADVAVCDRNENGLATTAGAIEATGRRALTGVLDVRDGDAVSHWLAEVDAGLGPIDILVNNAGGGFWSSFLDVRAKGQAALVDENFTSVTHFIRGCVPLMPPPPRGGSIINVTSIEAFRAAPGFGIYAAMKAAVESLTKTLALELADRRVRVNCIAPDAIPTEGDAGLAEAVHAGGVGDYGAKVPLGLGHVDDAAAAAVFLAGDLSRFVTGTTIHLDGGTFAASGWHKGPSGNYEP comes from the coding sequence GTGCCCGTCGATCCCTCGACGCCGTCGCTCGCAGGCCGCAACGCCGTCGTGACCGGCGCGGCGCAGGGCATCGGCGCCGCAATCGCGTGCGCCTTCGCCGCGTACGGCGCCGACGTGGCCGTGTGCGACCGCAACGAGAACGGACTGGCCACGACCGCGGGGGCGATCGAGGCCACTGGGCGACGAGCGCTCACCGGCGTGCTCGACGTGCGCGACGGTGACGCGGTGTCGCACTGGCTCGCCGAGGTGGATGCCGGCCTGGGCCCCATCGACATCCTCGTCAACAACGCGGGGGGCGGCTTCTGGTCGTCGTTCCTCGACGTGCGCGCCAAGGGCCAGGCCGCGCTCGTCGACGAGAACTTCACGAGCGTCACCCATTTCATCCGTGGCTGCGTGCCGCTGATGCCTCCCCCGCCGCGCGGAGGCTCCATCATCAACGTCACGTCGATCGAGGCCTTCCGCGCCGCACCCGGGTTCGGGATCTACGCCGCGATGAAGGCGGCCGTCGAGAGCCTCACCAAGACGCTGGCCCTGGAGCTGGCCGACCGCCGCGTGCGCGTGAACTGCATCGCGCCCGACGCCATCCCCACCGAGGGCGACGCCGGCCTGGCCGAGGCCGTGCACGCGGGCGGGGTCGGCGACTACGGCGCCAAGGTGCCGCTCGGCCTGGGCCACGTCGACGACGCCGCGGCCGCGGCCGTCTTCCTCGCCGGCGACCTCTCGCGCTTCGTCACCGGCACGACCATCCATCTCGACGGCGGGACCTTCGCCGCGTCGGGGTGGCACAAGGGGCCGAGCGGCAACTACGAGCCCTGA
- a CDS encoding IclR family transcriptional regulator, with amino-acid sequence MARPAPAIGRTIALLNFLTAHPDETFSLSELARRLDINKATAHAMLLTLTEAGYLLRHPATKSFTLGPALISVGNAAAGRQFEVVDYARDEMRRLSDELGVQCVASAAIGEEIVLLGRSGDPEPLGLSVQVGQRLPLVPPLGTVFLAWSGPDEIDRWLRHLGPGAADEQLARYRQAVAAVRRRGYSIGLDASRAPVPPGPRPLRDAAAQVVAEVPHEEYILLELERSASYRLSHIAAPVFGADGRVALALTLMGFRHQLTAEQVPEHAERLRAATRAVTEAVHGRDPAQPEKEDPAWSSSSAS; translated from the coding sequence ATGGCCCGCCCGGCGCCCGCCATCGGTCGCACGATCGCGCTGCTCAACTTCCTCACCGCGCACCCCGACGAGACCTTCAGCCTGTCGGAACTGGCCCGTCGCCTCGACATCAACAAGGCCACGGCCCACGCCATGCTCCTCACGCTCACCGAGGCGGGCTATCTGCTGCGCCATCCGGCGACGAAGTCGTTCACGCTCGGGCCCGCGCTCATCTCGGTGGGGAACGCAGCGGCGGGTCGGCAGTTCGAGGTGGTCGACTACGCGCGGGACGAGATGCGGCGCCTGAGCGACGAGCTCGGGGTGCAGTGCGTGGCGAGCGCCGCCATCGGCGAGGAGATCGTGCTGTTGGGTCGCAGCGGCGATCCCGAGCCGCTCGGGCTCAGCGTGCAGGTGGGGCAGCGGCTGCCGCTCGTCCCCCCGTTGGGCACCGTGTTCCTCGCCTGGTCGGGTCCCGACGAGATCGACCGCTGGCTGCGTCACCTCGGCCCGGGCGCGGCTGACGAGCAATTGGCGCGTTACCGCCAGGCGGTGGCTGCGGTGCGCCGGCGGGGCTACTCCATCGGGCTCGACGCCTCCCGTGCGCCTGTGCCACCGGGCCCGAGGCCGCTGCGCGACGCGGCCGCGCAGGTCGTCGCCGAGGTGCCCCACGAGGAGTACATCCTGCTCGAGCTCGAGCGCTCGGCGTCGTACCGGCTGAGCCACATCGCCGCACCCGTCTTCGGCGCGGACGGGCGCGTCGCGCTCGCGCTCACCCTCATGGGCTTCCGCCACCAGCTCACCGCCGAGCAGGTGCCGGAGCACGCCGAGCGCCTGCGCGCCGCGACCCGAGCGGTCACCGAGGCCGTGCACGGCCGGGATCCCGCACAGCCAGAGAAGGAGGATCCGGCATGGTCAAGCTCATCTGCTTCGTGA
- a CDS encoding SDR family oxidoreductase, with amino-acid sequence MSGDVLDVFRLDGRVAVVTGAGSGIGRATANALAGAGAAVVCADIDLAAAEATARTIEGRAVRTDVSSRAEVEELVAGAVSDLGRLDVMCNVAGIIHQSTVVDTDEADLDRVMAVNLKGVFFGCQAAARVMIDQGRGSIVNMASGAIDTPAPGLVCYAMAKAAVAQMTKTLAVEVARQGVRVNAIAPGFIVTNMTARHFTNPDGTVDEERKEAALAPMRRRTPLGVLGEPDDIALAVLYLASDASKFVTGQVLRPNGGVSMP; translated from the coding sequence GTGAGCGGCGACGTGCTCGATGTCTTCCGCCTCGACGGGAGGGTCGCCGTGGTGACCGGCGCGGGCAGCGGCATCGGCCGCGCCACCGCGAACGCGCTGGCCGGTGCCGGGGCGGCGGTGGTGTGCGCCGACATCGACCTGGCCGCCGCGGAGGCGACGGCGCGAACAATCGAAGGTCGCGCGGTACGCACCGACGTGTCGAGTCGCGCCGAGGTCGAAGAGCTCGTCGCCGGCGCGGTCTCCGACCTCGGGCGTCTCGACGTCATGTGCAACGTGGCCGGGATCATCCACCAGAGCACCGTCGTCGACACCGACGAGGCCGACCTCGATCGGGTGATGGCGGTCAACCTCAAAGGTGTGTTCTTCGGGTGTCAGGCCGCGGCGCGGGTGATGATCGACCAGGGCCGCGGCAGCATCGTCAACATGGCGTCGGGTGCCATCGACACGCCCGCGCCCGGCCTCGTCTGCTACGCGATGGCCAAGGCCGCGGTCGCCCAGATGACGAAGACGCTCGCGGTCGAGGTGGCGCGCCAGGGTGTGCGTGTGAACGCGATCGCGCCGGGCTTCATCGTCACCAACATGACGGCGCGTCATTTCACCAATCCCGACGGCACGGTCGACGAGGAGCGCAAGGAGGCGGCGCTCGCGCCCATGCGCCGGCGCACACCGCTCGGCGTACTCGGCGAGCCCGACGACATCGCCCTCGCCGTGCTCTACCTCGCCTCCGACGCGTCGAAGTTCGTCACCGGCCAGGTGCTGCGGCCCAACGGGGGAGTGTCGATGCCGTGA
- a CDS encoding benzoylsuccinyl-CoA thiolase has translation MSPAKTQVAAVEGWFTADPAAPALLGTRCTTCGTYFFPRESRFCRNPACDGTELEEVPLSRRGRVWSFTDNRYQPPPPYMSPDPFEPYAIAAVELAEEKMVVLGQLAGGASVDDLRVGQEVELVLETLYEDDDNAYLVWKWQPV, from the coding sequence ATGAGCCCGGCCAAGACGCAGGTGGCGGCCGTCGAGGGATGGTTCACCGCCGATCCCGCGGCACCCGCGCTCCTCGGCACCCGTTGCACGACGTGCGGCACCTATTTCTTCCCGCGCGAGTCGCGCTTCTGCCGCAACCCGGCCTGCGACGGCACCGAGCTCGAGGAGGTGCCGCTCAGCCGGCGCGGCAGGGTGTGGTCGTTCACCGACAACCGCTATCAGCCGCCCCCTCCGTACATGTCGCCCGACCCGTTCGAGCCCTACGCCATCGCTGCGGTCGAACTGGCGGAGGAGAAGATGGTGGTGCTCGGCCAGCTCGCCGGCGGCGCCTCGGTCGACGACCTGCGTGTCGGGCAGGAGGTCGAGCTCGTGCTCGAGACCCTCTACGAGGACGACGACAACGCCTACCTGGTCTGGAAATGGCAGCCGGTATGA
- a CDS encoding acyl-CoA dehydrogenase codes for MDLRYTAEEDAFRQEARAWLEVNIPREPLASMDTATGFEQHRLWERTLYDGGWAAVSWPVEYGGRGADLVQWLIFEEEYWRAGAPGRVNQNGVFLLGPTIMEFGTDAQKAELLPRMASGDDIWCQGWSEPDAGSDLAGIRSRGAREGDEWVLTGQKTWCSRGAFADWMFGIFRTDPESERHRGLTFILVPLDTEGITVRPIAQLDGETGFAEVFLEEARVPVANTLGEEGRGWAVAMGTAGFERGVSLRSPARFVSTARRLVELYRAAPAAQERDAVTRAWMDAEAYALHTQWTVSRLLAGGTIGAEASLNKIFWSEMDLRMHETALRLLGERHDEGWLDGFLFSLSGPIYAGTNEIQRNVIAERVLGLPRS; via the coding sequence ATGGACCTCCGGTACACCGCCGAGGAGGACGCCTTCCGGCAGGAGGCGCGCGCGTGGCTCGAGGTCAACATCCCGCGCGAGCCACTCGCCTCGATGGACACGGCTACCGGCTTCGAGCAGCACCGCCTCTGGGAGCGCACGCTGTACGACGGCGGCTGGGCCGCGGTCTCGTGGCCGGTCGAGTACGGCGGTCGCGGCGCCGACCTCGTGCAATGGCTCATCTTCGAGGAGGAGTACTGGCGGGCCGGCGCGCCCGGCCGGGTGAACCAGAACGGCGTGTTCCTCCTCGGCCCGACGATCATGGAGTTCGGCACCGACGCGCAGAAAGCCGAGCTCCTGCCGCGCATGGCGTCGGGCGACGACATCTGGTGCCAGGGCTGGTCGGAGCCCGACGCGGGCAGCGACCTGGCCGGCATCCGCAGTCGGGGTGCGCGCGAGGGCGACGAGTGGGTGCTGACCGGCCAGAAGACGTGGTGCTCGCGCGGCGCGTTCGCCGACTGGATGTTCGGGATCTTCCGCACCGATCCCGAGTCCGAGCGCCATCGGGGCCTCACGTTCATCCTCGTTCCCCTCGACACCGAGGGCATCACCGTGCGCCCCATCGCGCAGCTCGACGGCGAGACCGGCTTCGCGGAGGTCTTCCTGGAGGAGGCACGGGTACCCGTGGCCAACACCCTCGGCGAGGAGGGCAGGGGTTGGGCCGTCGCCATGGGGACGGCCGGCTTCGAGCGGGGCGTCAGCCTGCGCAGTCCTGCCCGCTTCGTGTCGACGGCCCGTCGCCTCGTCGAGCTGTACCGGGCAGCGCCGGCTGCACAGGAGCGCGACGCCGTCACGCGCGCCTGGATGGACGCGGAGGCATACGCGCTGCACACGCAGTGGACGGTGTCGCGCCTCCTCGCGGGGGGCACGATCGGTGCCGAAGCCAGCCTCAACAAGATCTTCTGGTCGGAGATGGACCTGCGGATGCACGAGACGGCACTGCGTCTGCTCGGCGAGCGACACGACGAGGGCTGGCTCGACGGCTTCCTGTTCTCGCTGTCGGGCCCCATCTACGCGGGTACGAACGAGATCCAGCGCAACGTGATCGCCGAGCGCGTCCTCGGGCTCCCGCGGAGCTGA
- a CDS encoding GDSL family lipase: protein MSPRPARPEQPEPFLRGCRFAAAPGVPYPRADGRDFTRLPIDTWGTAQVPATVRLELVGDAEAVEIAYRTETEDLGYRGDGAGTTFALWRDGAQVAEEKAVLGEGAVRLAMRAPGLDATGERAIVYLPEGMRPTVLSIDGVGGTVEPAPPQHRWVAYGDSIAEGWVASGPSGAWPAIAGRTHRLDVCNMGYAGSARGEIVSAEHVATLDADVISITHGTNCWTRIPFSVEMMRAGTAAFIDVVRQGHPETPIVVSSPVVRPDAEATPNRLGATLADLRAVMEEVAQARVDAGDKRLTLVPGGDIIGPELLADGIHPGDEGHRVLAEVIGGAVRDALDRS from the coding sequence GTGAGCCCGCGGCCGGCGCGGCCCGAGCAGCCGGAGCCGTTCCTGCGCGGTTGCCGGTTCGCGGCGGCGCCCGGGGTGCCGTACCCGCGGGCGGACGGGCGCGACTTCACCCGACTGCCGATCGACACGTGGGGCACCGCGCAGGTCCCGGCGACCGTGCGGCTCGAGCTGGTCGGCGACGCGGAGGCGGTCGAGATCGCCTACCGCACGGAGACGGAGGACCTCGGCTACCGGGGCGACGGGGCGGGCACCACGTTCGCGCTGTGGCGCGACGGCGCCCAGGTGGCGGAGGAGAAGGCGGTGCTCGGCGAAGGCGCGGTGCGACTGGCGATGCGCGCTCCCGGCCTCGACGCAACCGGCGAGCGCGCCATCGTGTACCTGCCCGAGGGCATGCGGCCGACGGTGCTGTCGATCGACGGTGTCGGTGGCACCGTCGAGCCCGCACCGCCACAGCATCGTTGGGTCGCGTACGGCGACTCGATCGCGGAGGGCTGGGTGGCGTCGGGCCCGAGCGGGGCCTGGCCTGCGATCGCGGGGCGCACTCACCGGCTCGACGTCTGCAACATGGGTTACGCGGGCTCGGCGAGGGGTGAGATCGTCTCGGCCGAGCACGTGGCGACGCTCGACGCCGACGTCATCTCGATCACGCACGGCACGAACTGCTGGACGCGGATCCCGTTCAGCGTCGAGATGATGCGGGCGGGCACCGCTGCCTTCATCGACGTCGTGCGCCAGGGCCACCCCGAGACGCCGATCGTGGTGTCCAGCCCGGTCGTGCGGCCCGACGCGGAGGCCACACCCAACCGGCTCGGTGCCACGCTCGCCGACCTGCGAGCGGTGATGGAGGAGGTCGCGCAGGCGCGTGTCGACGCCGGCGACAAGCGACTCACCCTCGTGCCGGGGGGCGACATCATCGGGCCCGAGTTGCTGGCGGACGGCATCCACCCGGGTGACGAGGGCCACCGGGTGCTCGCCGAGGTGATTGGCGGAGCCGTGCGCGACGCGTTGGACCGGAGCTGA
- a CDS encoding SDR family oxidoreductase, with amino-acid sequence MTRTDDSAVPDYPSRLRLDGRGFVVIGAGQGIGRQASHALTSVGARAFCVDKDADLADDIAKEVGGVAWSGDATRRADAERLFADAEATLGRIDGVVDIVGMARYASLVDVDDEGWDWHFDIVLRHAWLAMQLGAKRMAATGGGSMVFVASVSGITAAPMHAAYGAAKAGLMALVKSAAVELGPAQIRVNAVAPGVVWTPRVSAYLGDDGRARNSENAPLRRVALPEDIASALLFLVSDLAGYVTGQTLVVDGGVGAKFPYPMAQ; translated from the coding sequence TTGACGCGCACGGATGACTCCGCCGTCCCCGACTACCCGTCGCGGCTGCGTCTCGACGGTCGGGGGTTCGTCGTCATCGGGGCCGGGCAGGGCATCGGCCGGCAGGCCAGCCACGCGCTGACGTCGGTCGGGGCGCGGGCGTTCTGTGTCGACAAGGACGCCGATCTCGCGGACGACATCGCCAAGGAGGTCGGCGGCGTGGCCTGGTCGGGCGACGCCACGCGTCGCGCCGACGCCGAGCGACTGTTCGCCGACGCGGAGGCCACGCTGGGTCGCATCGACGGCGTCGTCGACATCGTCGGCATGGCCCGCTACGCCTCGCTCGTCGACGTCGACGACGAGGGCTGGGACTGGCACTTCGACATCGTGCTGCGCCACGCCTGGTTGGCCATGCAGCTCGGCGCGAAGCGGATGGCCGCGACCGGCGGTGGGTCGATGGTGTTCGTCGCGTCGGTGTCGGGCATCACCGCGGCGCCGATGCATGCGGCCTACGGCGCGGCCAAGGCGGGGCTCATGGCGCTCGTGAAGTCGGCGGCGGTCGAGCTCGGGCCCGCGCAGATCCGCGTCAACGCGGTGGCGCCGGGCGTGGTGTGGACGCCGCGGGTGTCCGCCTACCTCGGCGACGACGGGCGGGCGCGCAACAGCGAGAACGCGCCGCTGCGCCGGGTCGCGCTGCCCGAGGACATCGCCTCGGCGCTGCTGTTCCTCGTGTCCGACCTGGCCGGCTACGTGACGGGTCAGACCCTCGTCGTCGACGGCGGCGTCGGCGCCAAGTTCCCGTACCCGATGGCGCAGTGA
- a CDS encoding LLM class flavin-dependent oxidoreductase, whose amino-acid sequence MKLDVLYEVDVPKPWPGPHPWGQRQAEQQAYKEALEQIRLADKLGFHTTWHVEHHFREGRSHSPAPEVIIGALSQCTEQIRLGFGVTLMPHAFTPPMRVAEKVATADVLSGGRVEWGTGRSTPMEQIAFGVDREASREQWQEAIQAVVGMWESEYFEYHGKYLDFPKRMVTPKPVQDPHPPCWMAATSDGSAAVAGSLGLGLLSFSILQPIQKMAKHIEQYRTAAESPTPITRVTTNKVAAYTLVHCAETMDQCEANGIWDSVWWWYKNLAEFTLEWEMPHFTQAEKDKIFPLLRMQKDGDFDPKIFNDADMIVVGDPEQCLEKMLKYEALGVDQLICYVQFGHLSHESVMRTIEILGKEIIPELDKRDRERNGKTEATPARAQRADDLEAAKGMID is encoded by the coding sequence GTGAAACTCGACGTGCTGTACGAGGTCGACGTCCCCAAGCCCTGGCCCGGGCCCCATCCGTGGGGCCAGCGCCAGGCGGAGCAGCAGGCATACAAGGAGGCGCTCGAGCAGATCAGGCTCGCCGACAAGCTGGGCTTCCACACCACCTGGCACGTCGAGCACCACTTCCGCGAGGGGCGGTCGCACTCGCCGGCGCCCGAGGTCATCATCGGCGCGCTCTCGCAGTGCACCGAGCAGATCCGCCTCGGGTTCGGCGTCACGCTCATGCCGCACGCGTTCACCCCGCCGATGCGCGTGGCCGAGAAGGTGGCGACGGCCGACGTCCTGTCCGGGGGCCGCGTCGAGTGGGGCACCGGCCGGTCGACCCCGATGGAGCAGATCGCCTTCGGCGTCGACCGTGAGGCCAGCCGGGAGCAGTGGCAGGAAGCCATCCAGGCCGTCGTCGGCATGTGGGAGAGCGAGTACTTCGAGTACCACGGCAAGTACCTCGACTTCCCCAAGCGCATGGTGACCCCGAAGCCCGTGCAGGACCCGCACCCCCCCTGCTGGATGGCCGCCACGAGCGACGGGAGCGCGGCCGTGGCGGGAAGCCTCGGCCTCGGCCTGCTGTCGTTCTCGATCCTGCAGCCCATCCAGAAGATGGCGAAGCACATCGAGCAGTACCGCACCGCGGCCGAGTCGCCGACGCCGATCACACGCGTGACGACCAACAAGGTGGCGGCCTACACGCTCGTCCACTGCGCGGAGACGATGGACCAGTGCGAGGCCAACGGCATCTGGGACTCGGTGTGGTGGTGGTACAAGAACCTCGCCGAGTTCACGCTCGAGTGGGAGATGCCCCACTTCACCCAGGCGGAGAAGGACAAGATCTTCCCGCTCCTGAGGATGCAAAAGGACGGCGACTTCGACCCCAAGATCTTCAACGACGCCGACATGATCGTGGTCGGCGATCCGGAGCAGTGCCTCGAGAAGATGCTGAAATACGAGGCCCTCGGCGTCGACCAGCTCATCTGCTACGTGCAGTTCGGCCACCTGTCGCATGAGTCGGTCATGCGCACGATCGAGATCCTCGGCAAGGAGATCATCCCCGAGCTCGACAAGCGCGACCGCGAGCGCAACGGCAAGACCGAGGCCACGCCGGCGCGCGCCCAACGGGCGGACGACCTCGAGGCCGCGAAGGGCATGATCGATTGA
- a CDS encoding acyl-CoA dehydrogenase, producing MRFQFTDDQTLFRAAVRELLEKECPPAHVRAMWESASSYSPELWEKLAQMGVVGLTVPEEHGGMGLDEVDLVLILEETGRAAVPDPVVETTAVGAPLLRDIGALDRLPRDGVVTVGLDALPHVAGADVAALLVLQRDDELHALTRAAVELTRQPSLDGARRLFTVTWQPADGTRVATGDDAIRAAALAFDRGALAAAAQLLGVADRLIEMAADHARQREQFGRPIGSFQAVKHHLANALLALEFARPVTYRAAFSVATDDDERATHVSMAKAYASDAAALAARTALQVHGAIGYTWEHDLHLWMKRAWALAAAWGDPSWHRARVADALLSR from the coding sequence GTGCGCTTCCAGTTCACCGACGACCAGACGCTGTTCCGCGCCGCTGTGCGCGAGCTGCTCGAGAAGGAATGTCCGCCCGCACACGTGCGCGCCATGTGGGAGTCGGCCTCCAGTTACTCGCCCGAGCTGTGGGAGAAGCTCGCGCAGATGGGCGTGGTGGGCCTCACCGTGCCCGAGGAGCACGGCGGCATGGGACTCGACGAGGTCGACCTTGTCCTGATCCTCGAGGAGACGGGCCGCGCCGCGGTGCCGGACCCAGTCGTCGAGACGACCGCGGTCGGGGCCCCGCTGTTACGCGACATCGGTGCGCTCGACCGGCTCCCGCGTGATGGCGTCGTGACCGTCGGTCTCGATGCGCTGCCCCACGTGGCCGGCGCCGATGTCGCCGCCCTCCTGGTGCTCCAACGCGACGACGAGCTGCACGCGCTCACGCGCGCGGCGGTGGAGCTGACCCGGCAGCCGTCACTCGACGGGGCGCGGCGCCTCTTCACGGTCACGTGGCAGCCGGCGGACGGCACCCGTGTCGCCACCGGCGACGACGCGATCCGCGCGGCCGCGCTCGCGTTCGACCGGGGCGCCCTCGCTGCCGCCGCGCAGCTGCTGGGTGTCGCCGACCGGCTCATCGAGATGGCCGCCGACCACGCGCGTCAGCGCGAGCAGTTCGGCCGGCCCATCGGCTCCTTCCAGGCGGTGAAGCACCATCTGGCCAACGCGCTGCTGGCCCTGGAGTTCGCCCGGCCCGTCACCTATCGGGCCGCGTTCTCGGTCGCCACCGATGACGACGAGCGCGCGACCCACGTCTCGATGGCCAAGGCGTACGCGTCGGACGCGGCCGCGCTCGCGGCGCGCACCGCGCTCCAGGTGCACGGTGCGATCGGCTACACGTGGGAGCACGACCTGCACCTCTGGATGAAGCGGGCGTGGGCCCTGGCCGCGGCGTGGGGTGACCCCTCGTGGCACCGGGCGCGCGTCGCCGACGCCCTCCTCTCGCGTTGA
- a CDS encoding alpha/beta hydrolase, whose amino-acid sequence MFAVEHAPVADGLHLAYVREGEGGYPLLLVHGYPETKRIWWRNIAPLADAGFEVIVPDLRGYGDSGLAPDGFYDPAVFAHDVYRLVHDVLGHDECATQDLSLRFPGFVARQCIFNTITPELGDVYREAGIAPDPDRSMRPTADYFLRQGRDADALLTELDTPARRRAYIADFYGHRLWAAPGTFTPDDVDFMTEPFADVDHLRASWGAYEVACGARGLSEAPRLFERSDVPTLVLYGPDDHVIWPNFPDKCAVAFTECIGPFVVPGAGHFLQWERADVLNNALRYFLADLKR is encoded by the coding sequence ATGTTCGCCGTCGAGCACGCGCCGGTCGCCGATGGCCTGCATCTCGCGTACGTGCGGGAGGGCGAAGGCGGCTACCCGCTCCTGCTCGTGCACGGCTATCCGGAGACGAAGCGGATCTGGTGGCGCAACATCGCGCCCCTCGCCGACGCCGGGTTCGAGGTCATCGTCCCGGACCTGCGCGGCTACGGCGACTCGGGCCTCGCGCCCGACGGCTTCTACGACCCCGCGGTCTTCGCGCACGACGTCTACCGACTGGTGCACGACGTGCTGGGCCACGACGAGTGCGCGACGCAAGACCTGTCGCTGCGCTTCCCCGGGTTCGTCGCGCGACAGTGCATCTTCAACACGATCACCCCGGAGCTGGGCGACGTCTACCGCGAGGCCGGCATCGCCCCCGACCCCGACCGCTCGATGCGGCCGACGGCCGACTACTTCCTGCGGCAGGGCCGCGATGCCGACGCGTTGTTGACCGAGCTCGACACGCCCGCCCGCCGGCGCGCCTACATCGCCGACTTCTACGGCCATCGGCTCTGGGCCGCGCCGGGAACGTTCACGCCCGACGACGTCGACTTCATGACCGAGCCCTTCGCCGACGTCGATCATCTGCGCGCCAGCTGGGGCGCGTACGAGGTGGCGTGCGGCGCACGCGGTCTGTCGGAGGCGCCGCGCCTCTTCGAGCGGAGCGACGTGCCGACGCTCGTCCTCTACGGTCCCGACGACCACGTCATCTGGCCCAACTTCCCGGACAAGTGCGCGGTCGCCTTCACCGAGTGCATCGGCCCGTTCGTCGTGCCCGGGGCTGGCCACTTCCTCCAGTGGGAACGGGCCGACGTGCTCAACAACGCGCTGCGCTACTTCCTCGCCGACTTGAAACGCTGA